The DNA region AACCCCCTATGAGGCGGCCCTGTGGGAGCGCATGATGGCGTCACCTGATGAGTGGGTGGAGGATATACTCCCGCTGCGAATGGTGAACTCTGCAAAGGCAGCTTTCAAACACTGATTTGAATGCAGCAAGAAAAATCTGATGAAATAATGACTGGAGTGACAATTTGGGAATCAACCACGTGGCTATAATGTAACCTGTGGTGCCACCACCAGCCCTGTGGTTCCAAATGCTTTCATATCTTTGTTCATGCTTGAGTTGTTCCTGGAAAACAGATATTGGTACATGTTGtgacctttttaaatgttttagagCATGAATGTCACTGGTCATAAAAACAACCTGGAAGGGGAAATGTAATgtagaaaacaaatattgataATGCAGCAATAAAACCCATTAAAACGTTTAATAACTGACTTATATCTAACAAAGGTGACCAATCACTACAAACAAATATCTTTAAAGCCAATTTTAGGACCCTGAGTGGTCGTAGTTTGCTTTCTGTTAGATAACATAATATAAAGTAAGTTAAGAAATGTGATGGCAAACAatcaaaaaacattatttattgagACTTCTCaaggaaaaaaactcaaattcCACACTAATGAGGATTACAAATATTCAGCTCATTTCAGGTCAGTTTTCCTACATTTAAATCCAATCAGTCTTTACAGATCAGAACtcagtatttattttctctaatatttcttattgttttaatCCCAGCTCTGCGTAATATCGGTCTATTAAGCTGTAAATCTCCTTAATTTTCATATGTCCTTTGTTAATTAATACTAAACCACTGGGTCATGTATTTTTGCTGCACTGGACCTTTAAGAAACCAACCCTCAGAGTATATGGTTTATCTGTCACCACTCACACAACTGCCCACTGAAAAGTCTTCATCTCCTTATTTCTCACACTAACACGTATTGTGACAGTATTGTTCTAAATGTAATTTGAATTTGACAGCATATCTGACACGTGATGAGTTATTGCACTTAAATGTATGAACCATTAAATAAATTCAATACAGGACGCCTTTCACAAAGTCTTTTATACTGATCTGCAAATTGTGATGAGCtcaaatattttgaaaatcatCAATCGTATCAGCATTTATTTGGCTGGACACGCACACGGTTGTACGTAGAGACTGGGGAATCCTACTTTATCATTATGAAACCAGACTGTGCTGACTTTCCCTCTAGCACCACCATGAGCCCAAACATCTCAGTGCCCTGAGTGAAACATCCTCAAACTTGGGCCACAGAATTAACTAATTGTGAGACACGTGTGTTAGTGATGAAGTGATGTTTTAGAGAGTGTGACAGTTACAAGTCACAGTCGGTAAAGCAAAGATATACGTCAATGAGTCTCGTAACAAAGTGGAAACTCAGATTGTTGTTCTCCTCAAATCCGGAGGCCATTACTATGTTTTCCCATGAGCTCCACCCGAGTTTGTTTGTCACATGTACAGTGAAGTGAAAGAGAGACGGGTCGTGTTACTCCACACATCAAAGTACAGGAAGCCTGCTTGGAGTTAAGTGTCAGGGTAAGAGGAAGGTATTATATACTGGGGTTAAATAGGTGATACTGACCCTTTAAATAGATCATAATAGGTGTTTATGAACTGATTTGTCCTTGCATAACATCATAACGAGCAGTGAGTTTAACCTAAGAGGACACACAGGTGGATTCCAAGTGTTTTGTCTTATCAGTAAAAGGATATCActctaaaaaatgtatatatacaacaCAGCATATAAAGTAATGATACATATTTAGAGATCAGAAGGCAAACCACACATCACATTACCTGATTTTCCTCACATATCCTTCAAACTGCCATTGAAGCAACTTGGAAGGACAATAAGTGAATTACTTACTAGTTAAATGTGTATTGAACAACAAAATTTAATTTCAattgaagtattttttttcatgCATATTAGTGTTTAGATAAATGATGGTAAGAAATGACCAGTTAGTCTTAATTTTCTTGCGTCAGTTTTCCtaatttctattttttattagaGGAATCCAAGTCACAAAAATATACTGAAAAAGTTAAGGTGATGAAAATCAGACAGTGCTGTAATGGAATTCTTATCAGAGTCATGAATTGTATGCTAATGTGAAAATCTGGTTTGTGGCTTTCCTTCACTGAAAAGAGTGAAAATGTTTCTGATGATTCTCATAGATCATTATTAAAAGACTGAGAAAGGCTTGAGTTTGAGTTGTCTGTTCTGACTTTATTTTGAGGGGGAAAAGTGTCTCGCTGCAGTATTTATCACATGTGAACCTCCAATGCTCAACTGAATGGTGACACCTTAGCTACAATTCTCCAGCTCCCTATGAGAATGTTTCTGATGATCTGCAGGCTTATACTTTGctaaaagtaaatatatttaagcTTGGTCCTGATGTGGGTCATCGCACACCTCTTTAAATTCAGAAACTTCACTTTATCATAATTTTTCCCATCCTCCTGAGTGAACACAGCTTGGTCAAAGCCTTTTATTTGCAGTCTGTGGTCAAAGCTCACGAAATTGGAAGTTTTGGGAGCTCCCCTGCTGGGTGTGCTCAAAGCTGTTTTTCTGTGATAATGTGAATACGGCTTTGTGAGATCATACTCAGACACAGTGGCTCTTCAAACTAAATGCTAATGCAGCCATTCTTACATTTGGATGTTTGACATATATGACGCCAATGGTCATCGTATTagtttagcatgttagcatgatAACACTTGTTAAttagcaaaaacaaaaatgaagctGAGGCTAAAGGGAATAGACTTGTTGGGGGGATTTTATGCCTTTATTAAATAGTGATAATGCAGAGAGGACAGTaaatgaaggagagagagatacaaacaGTTGCTCATTTATAGTCTGTGTCTTACACAAATTTAATGACAGCCCAAATATTGTTAAGATATATTAACATTTCAGCCGAGCTGTGTAAATGTCAGTTTGTTGGTGAAATAGTCATGATTAACTTACATTTCCAAACTGTTCACTTCAGCCTTGTATAAGTGTGAGTACTGCTTGTATTCTCTATTAAAAACACTTcttaaaaaaactatatataacTGAGGAAATGAGAGTTGACATACATAAAATACTTCCGTATGAAAACAGGATTAAAActaatatttagtattaatacAGTATTTAATACAGATTGTGTGCCCTCATCTCCACCATTAATAAACTACGTGATacataatgataataaagttGGATGCCTCTTAACTTCTGACCCCCGTGTTAAGATGTGTATGAAATGGAAAAGCTATGTCGTCGTATGGTTGTGTAACATGAAGCTATTGTATCTGGGACTTGTTTTACTTGCAGTGCTACACTGGCAGTTTAGGAGATAAGTCCGAAGCTGTTACTGGATAAGTGGTTTTCTTCTGTTGTGCAACACGACGTAGGCAGCCATGGCGACCACGACGATGGTGAGGATGACGATGCAGATGATCACTGCCACTACAGGGCTGCTGTAGTCCTCAGACTGcaaacctgcaggaggagggtgggaggaAAGCATGAAGATGTCAAACATTAATATGCTTCATGAGCACAGTAGTCAATGTGGCTAGTTACATTATTAGCATGTACCAAGAAAGAAGTTccgtcagagacagagagaccaaGGCCATCCCGGTGTATTCAGAGAGAAACTCACAAACAGCGACAAACACAGCACAGTCCCCGTGAAAACTATTGGCACGGCAAGGCCAGTAGCTCGGTTTTCGATGTACTCTGAAGACACTTATGACGGAAATAAGAAAACGAGATCAGACATGAAACAGGTACAGCAATCCACCATTTGAAGAAGAGAGATCAGAAATACAGAGACTATGATGCAAACCACTGGAGATGGAAAGGCCGAGTGTTTGAGAGAGAAAGGTTCTGCTTGTGATTCAAAACATGCAGCACAAGAGCATCTGTGAATTGATGATTTTCAACAGGATCTCTAATCTAAAAGAGACAGCAGAAATAGACTGGAGAGACCAGCACAAATGAAGACTTCTACAGTGCGTTGCATGCCTGATAGGATTAATGAAAGTGGCAGCAGAAGAGTTTTGTAGATTTTCTTACTTTGAGAAGCGTAGGACGCTGGACGAGGCTCCTCTGAAAAGGTGATCCAAACTATCGTCAGTAATTGTCAGggttcatcttttatttttgataaacatTAACTCAAAGGATCAAAACATTGATTGACGTCAATATCTGTCAGGTGCATGTAAAGCTACAGCCGATAGCTGGTTAGCTtggcttagcataaagacttgAAACAGAGGGATGCAGCTAGCCTGGCTCTGTCAAAAGGTCAAAAAAGATCATAAGTTAACATGTTGTACAACCTCTTGTtcaataaatgcaaatgttacCAATTTCACTGTGGTggtttatgctaagctaagctaatcacCAGATATTAGAGACGTGTTGAACATGGCTCTCAGCAATAGAATGAAAAgtacatttcaaagtaaagaagGACATTAAAGTCCGGGTTAGTTTTATCTGTTGTAATTTATATTAGCCGCGCTTGACCCCCATTAATTGCCATTCATTTATGTAcgcttaaaaaaataaattagatttaatgaatcaatcattcAGCTTGCATACTTTGAGGTAATTCTGTCTTAATAACATCAAAGACTTATTGTGATATGAAAGGATGTTTGTTGTAGACGTACCACTGCCCTGTTGGCCCACAACAATGGGGGGCGAGGTGACCGTGGCGGCGTCGGACACTTCCTggatctctctctttctcctcttacTGCCGTTACAGGTCTGTCGGAGATGAACAGAGACAGAATGAGGCTCGGGGCAATTTCACTTGTGAATTCCTTAACGGAGCTCAGGGggagaataaaaacaagtttGCTCACAGGCAGGAAGGAGCTGCACGAGGACACCTCGCAGAGTCTGGTGACGCAGTGCAGGTAGAAAGTGGAAACTGTCTGGTTTTTGTGCTTCACAAATCGGAAGGCCTCAAAGGAGAAGTACGCTTTCTGAGCCACCCCGTTGAGGGCCAACTTGGTCTGTGCGTCACGTGTGCACCTGGAGTGAAAGAGAGGCGGGTCGTGTTACCGCACACAGGGAAGTTCAGTGGAAGGTATTATGTGCTCTGCCTGAATACAGGAGACTCACCCTACAAACAGATCATAAAAGCTGTTTACAGCGGGATAGGGTTCTGTTGTCGCGTAACATCTGTCCAGCAGCACGTTGAACCTTcaaggacagacaggtggattCTAAGTGTTTCTTTCTTATTAATATAACGTTTGCTTTACTGCAAGCTGCCAACAAACCCAAATACCTGTCTGTTAAATTGGTGGCTGTAACTGCGACGTAAATCTTGGTCTTCAGAGTGAGTCCTGTAGAAGGGATTACCAGAGGTACCAAGTACTGCTCATCCTGTTCCACAGAAAAgtacaaacaaaatacaatatgatatgaaatacttctttctttctttttttttaagtttcctgTCCACTTTTAACATCATCCAACATCCAAAGGAGGTCATACATTGTAGAGCTTTAAATCCAGAGAGCTGATGAAGCTGCCATTGTTCCCCCTCATGGCGACTTTGACtcctgatctgtgatgaaagaaGCAGAATTCACGTGCTGCATTAGAAACTTGGATGTAGTTCGGTGCAGCTGTAACCTTTGGTACCTCCAAGCATACTCACACAGCCACTTCAGTGTTGTTCAGGAGATACTGCATCGGGTAGCGACAGGAGAACATGTACATGATCTGCGGCCTGTAGGTGATCATGCCTGAGGCCGGGTCTATAGAATTAATCACGCCTGAGATGTTGATGAACTGGACATTTGAGAAGTCGGCAAACTGTCCGGTTCCAACCTCAGTGGTCACCTGATGACAGACAATTGTAGGTTTTAGTGAAAACTGTTCAAATTCTGTTTTTATGTCCAGCCAAGGTGTTTACACCTCTCGGTGTTGGTGGtctgtttgtaagcaagattatgcGAAAAGCTACTCAACAAATTCCCACATGACCCATTTTGGTGAAAGGTGCAGTACGACTCAGAGAGGAACCCTTTACATCTTGGTCATTTTCTTTAAAGTATCTTTAGAGTATTTTTCTTTGGCATTTTAACTGATTTCCCAGGCAAATGTATATTTAGGGAAATGATTTCTAAGAGTGTGTGCAATAAggtgcagcttaattgaatttaaggggactgtcaGGCTTTGGTGGAGTTCTGTTCCTACTGAGTCTTTCTagtatttactttttatttttattctaatgCAGGAATTCAATGCTGGTTTTAATACCAAAGTAGATTTATACCTCATTGCACTACAGATTCTGCACTTTTATAATATCATTAAGTACTGGAAAATATTCAAAGCTCCCAGTTAATCCATCAGCATTAAGAACAAGATTATATAACATATGCAGACAATAACATTACGTCAACAGAAAACTTTGATGCACAGTAGTTGCACGTGAATATGATATATAGGCTCAATTGAACAGCACTTTGAAGACAATAGGTAAAGCTCTTGTAAATAATACCTTAAAGATACTGTTGCAGGCAGCGATGGCACTTTCATTCAAGGGGATTTTGAATTTTAAGACCGGCGGGACAGCGGTCATGTTCGCAGTCCCAAAGCACTCAGGTTTGTTGAACTGATTGTTGAGGACCATCAGAGACTGGTTGTAAAGAGCTTGGTAAACTGGACAGATGTAGATGCTCAGGTCCATGAACTTGGTGCCACACACTACAGTTATGTCCGAGTTTTCTACAAGAGACAGAGTAAAGGGAGGCTGTGAAGCAAACTGCAGTGGaagtgtgaaaataacagagaACAGAACATGTTAATGAAAATGTTACAAACCTGGAGGTCTGTTGGTATCACTCAAGACACAAGCATCAGGGACCTGAGCCTCTGTCCTCAGAATCAGGACAAGAAAGCTCAGAAGAAAGACCGGCGTCATTGTTCTGCGTTTGGACCTGGGAGAAACCAGCAAAACAATAAGCTCTACTTTCAAAGGAAAGTGCATTTAAAGAAAACTTCCCTCAAGAAAATGAAAGACCTCCAACTTGTCATGAAACAGAAGGCAAACAGTCACtggagaataaaacaaaaaaaacattctacAGCTTCAGCCTCGAAAAAAATACATGACATGGAAAAACTGATCCTCAAGTTCAGTTGcactgattttctttttgtgatgaATAAGAAAAACATGTCGATAAGATAAAGACCCTCACATTAAGTCTAATGTCTTCTGATGTAAAGAACCCGTGATAAAATTTAAAATTACAGGAAATTAGTCTCCACtgtttgaagaaaaacacaataaaatatttcatctataatttaaaaataatttaagtcAAAAAGAATTTATAAAGTTATTTTAGGAACTCACGTGTAAGTCTCCATTTTTGCTCTTCCTTGTTGAACATCAGAGCCCTCCATTTATACTGTTGGCCCCCCACCGTCACCCAACAGCCTTGCCTCAAAGGGGCGTGAAGGGAGCGTCTCAGACAATAGAGTAACATGTAACATAAGCCATCTTAATATTTCAAGTACATTTTTATAACAACTCATGTACAATCAACTTCACGCAGTTCAACACGTCAAGTGGCTCCACCTCGCCCTATATTGATTGAACAGATTTTTCTGGACGTTTCTTTCAAAACACTCTTTGTTCCCTGTTGTGTTGTAAGTAACAGGGTGTAACAGTATCATCGCACATTCATCTATATACAAATATGCAAAGTGGAATTTCGTTCTGAGCAAAACTACATGAGTACTGCCAGCAGGATGTATTTAAAGGACCAAAAGTGATATGTTATATAACATGACATCATTGATTTGATGCATCATTTGACACATTCAACAAGCCTGAATTTTGTAAATTTTTTACCATTTCAATTGCATTTTGAATACGTTTTAAATGTAGTATGATAGGTCAAATCTGAGCCTGAAAAGTGACTACAGTTACAGCATAAGATAGAAAGTAAAGTGCAGTAATGCATTAGTGTTCATCCCACATTTCATCAGGCTTTGCTGCAATATTAATGGCTGAGGATAATGTTATTCAGTGGAAAAACACTTGATTACTGTCCTGGGTATGGACAAGCAGACTGTCGTGAGGAAACTATAATgtctacaaaaaaaacaatgattcaaGAAACAATATTTCATGGTCCTATGAAAGAACCGGATCAGCGATCCGATCtcaagtgttttcttttgagaTCTCTTGATGTGATAAAAGTCTCATTATTCTTCTTCAGAGAGCGAGTTTCGCAATGgatctgtttttgtttaggCCCCAGGCAGAAAACTGCAAATAGAACATTTCAGTACAGTCTGCAAATAAAAGACACACCTAGATCTGAGAGACATCAAAAGTCTTTGTGAAGCATCATGACACGAAAGAGACTCCAGAGTGACTCCGGTCCCTGAAGAATGTCATCACAATACACCATGAGGATACGGACTGAAAAAGACTCCTGTTGGATTACTTAAAACGTATCCGATGTCAAATGCCAGTTTTAATCTCTCCTTTCTTGTCTGCAAGCACTGCCGTCAGAGTCACTGAAAGCACTTTCTTCTTAAACTTGGACCAAGAAGCAATAACTATGGTCCCCCGGGGGAAGTGCTGGCACATTTAGGACAGGAACCGCAAATGTCCTGTCCTAAAATGGAGAGGATAGAATTGGTGTTTTCTGAGATTCAACTCCCAATGATTCAGCTGAATGTGAAAATATACGATTTTGGCAGAGATGAAGTTTAGGGACGAACTGAATCACAGTTTGTACCTCATCGTCTTATTATAGGCGGATGTGTAGAGGATTAAATGTTTCCATTAGGTGCATAAAGTGACGTGCATGGGTGTCCCCTTTTCACCTCGTTGCCAAGTAAACCAGTGGCATTTATTTTGAGCTTTTCTGTGACGCACAGATTTCAGGTTCTTATCGCAGATATATCAGTATCAGTGTCTCCAGATTATGTAACAGAACATTTGAGAACAGAaacttttaaatgtatgttatgtgttatacatatattcacattattttatttaatattccccactccttcaccctgtaaa from Platichthys flesus chromosome 4, fPlaFle2.1, whole genome shotgun sequence includes:
- the LOC133952038 gene encoding zona pellucida-like domain-containing protein 1, coding for MTPVFLLSFLVLILRTEAQVPDACVLSDTNRPPENSDITVVCGTKFMDLSIYICPVYQALYNQSLMVLNNQFNKPECFGTANMTAVPPVLKFKIPLNESAIAACNSIFKVTTEVGTGQFADFSNVQFINISGVINSIDPASGMITYRPQIMYMFSCRYPMQYLLNNTEVAVSGVKVAMRGNNGSFISSLDLKLYNDEQYLVPLVIPSTGLTLKTKIYVAVTATNLTDRFNVLLDRCYATTEPYPAVNSFYDLFVGCTRDAQTKLALNGVAQKAYFSFEAFRFVKHKNQTVSTFYLHCVTRLCEVSSCSSFLPTCNGSKRRKREIQEVSDAATVTSPPIVVGQQGSGLQSEDYSSPVVAVIICIVILTIVVVAMAAYVVLHNRRKPLIQ